Part of the Bacillus cereus group sp. RP43 genome is shown below.
TCATTTTTATGTATATGTGAAAAAACGAGCAAGGCGGGGGTGGAAGCGTGGGATATCGATGTTATAGAATGGTATACCATTTAGAAAATGGAGAAACAATTAAAGATGTAAAAGAATTTTGTTACAGAGACCAAGGAAAAGTGTTAGAAAGAGTAGCGCACCGTGTAATGGATAATAGAGAAGTGACAGCGATTGATAAACAAGGAACAATCATTTCAATAGCGTGTGAGGACATTGTAAAGGTGGAACTTGATTACATAACAGAAAGTTAACCTTGAGTCATATCGAATTATTCGATACAATATACTGTTGAATGGTGAAGAGAGAAGAGAGGAGTTTATCATGGATAATACAAGACACTTTTATATGTTTATTTTAGCGTTTGTTCTTGTTGTGGCGTTAACGATTTATTTAATTGTTGATAGTAGCTGGTACAATACAGTTCATCCAGCATTCCTTCTTTTTATGTATGTAGGAATTGCGGTTGTTAGTTTCGGAATGAGAGACGAAATGTTAGATCGCTTTGAAAAGTGATACATATACGAAAGACCAACAGGAAAATGTTGGTCTTTTTTTCTTGCCAAAAATAGGATGGTGTGTATATACTGTATATATAATATATATACAGTATATACACACTGGAGGAAAACATGAATATTATTATTTCGAATTCTTCCCAAGACCCTATTTATGTGCAAATAAGGAAACAATTAAGCCAGCTTATTTTAAATGGTGGTTTAAAGGGTGGAGATCAATTACCGTCTATTCGTAGTTTAGCGAAGGAATTACAAATTAGTGTAATTACAACGAAGCGTGCATACGAGGAGCTTGAAAAAGAAGGATATATAGAAACTGTTGCTGGGAAGGGGACTTATGTTTCACGTAAAAATAATGAACTATTAAAAGAACAGCGGCTACGTCTATTGGAAAGTAAAGTGGAAGAGATTGTGAATGAAAGTAAAGTGTTGCAGCTTTCACTTGAAGAGTTGCAACAGATGATTGCGTGTTTATATGAGGGGGAATAAGAGATGTTAGAGCTAAAAAACGTTTGTAAAACTTATCAAGATTTCTCAGTGGAAAATGTAAGTTTTACATTGCCACGTGGATATATTATGGGATTTATCGGACCGAATGGAGCTGGGAAAAGTACGACGATCAAAATGATTATGAATTTAATCAGAAAAGAGAGCGGTGATATAAAAATTTTTGGTAAGGACAATAAGAAAGCCGAAAAGGAAATAAAACAAAATATTGGTTTTGTATATGATGAAAA
Proteins encoded:
- a CDS encoding DUF3929 family protein; its protein translation is MVYHLENGETIKDVKEFCYRDQGKVLERVAHRVMDNREVTAIDKQGTIISIACEDIVKVELDYITES
- a CDS encoding GntR family transcriptional regulator, translating into MNIIISNSSQDPIYVQIRKQLSQLILNGGLKGGDQLPSIRSLAKELQISVITTKRAYEELEKEGYIETVAGKGTYVSRKNNELLKEQRLRLLESKVEEIVNESKVLQLSLEELQQMIACLYEGE